In one window of Bdellovibrio bacteriovorus W DNA:
- a CDS encoding O-antigen polymerase (COG3307 Lipid A core - O-antigen ligase and related enzymes), with the protein MLYLRKLSESAHLPLIAILSYLALMVTTLHLEVPILLSLHIELLLLLAAVGTSLHYIVFFEGKRFDYSHPLFFPSLLSLVFALSPLLSSFVMGDYFTILEDPEFKSFLKILIFVPFVYYFALKKETQNILLNSVVIFYVILGLYFLFRYFVLHEAREYDDRPTLSIRHGDPNFLCAFFSMTVPLALLQAQEFFKKRRSDLGLLYLGFTAYLAGCAVVTESRMGLMALIVGVGIVTYHFIRAKKIGLLPVFVSAVVGVILVLVIGSQTPLFKRFSEIKDKSSSDRVLTYENGIKVFLDHPLLGVGMNRAKDSYYENTRYPEFQSEGKLLVVHNTYLGLAAELGLFGTVIFLGMILWAWRGILKSRIEVRPFLIASLVIILLSAMTVGMAYKDLIIVQLFLLTGIAQSARRGML; encoded by the coding sequence ATGCTATATTTGCGCAAGCTGAGCGAGTCGGCTCATTTACCTTTGATTGCAATATTGTCCTATCTGGCATTGATGGTGACAACATTGCATCTTGAAGTGCCGATTCTATTGAGCCTGCACATTGAGCTGCTTTTGTTATTAGCGGCCGTAGGCACGAGTCTTCACTACATTGTTTTTTTTGAAGGGAAGAGGTTTGATTACTCTCATCCCTTATTCTTTCCCTCCCTTTTATCTCTGGTATTTGCTTTGAGTCCGCTTTTGAGTTCCTTTGTAATGGGGGACTATTTTACGATTCTAGAAGATCCAGAATTCAAGAGTTTTTTGAAAATTCTGATCTTTGTGCCATTTGTTTATTATTTTGCTTTGAAAAAAGAGACTCAGAATATTCTTTTAAATTCTGTGGTTATTTTCTATGTGATACTGGGATTGTATTTTCTTTTTCGTTATTTCGTCCTTCATGAGGCGCGGGAGTATGATGATCGTCCCACGCTAAGTATTCGCCATGGAGATCCTAATTTTTTGTGCGCCTTTTTCTCTATGACCGTTCCTTTAGCTCTTTTGCAAGCTCAAGAATTTTTTAAGAAGAGGCGCTCAGATCTTGGACTCCTATACCTTGGGTTCACTGCTTATCTTGCGGGTTGCGCGGTCGTTACCGAGTCTCGTATGGGATTGATGGCGCTCATTGTAGGTGTGGGGATTGTGACATATCACTTTATTCGCGCAAAAAAAATCGGACTTTTACCAGTATTTGTCTCTGCTGTTGTCGGAGTGATTCTTGTTTTGGTGATTGGCTCTCAAACTCCGCTATTTAAAAGGTTTTCTGAGATCAAAGATAAATCGAGTTCTGATAGAGTTCTCACTTATGAAAATGGAATTAAAGTTTTTCTAGATCACCCTTTGTTGGGTGTGGGAATGAATCGCGCCAAAGATTCTTATTATGAAAACACTCGCTACCCAGAGTTTCAGTCAGAGGGGAAACTTCTTGTGGTACATAATACTTATTTAGGATTAGCCGCTGAATTGGGTCTATTTGGGACAGTTATTTTTCTAGGAATGATTCTCTGGGCCTGGCGGGGGATATTAAAAAGCCGAATAGAGGTTCGTCCCTTTCTTATCGCTTCTCTTGTGATAATCTTATTATCCGCTATGACTGTCGGAATGGCGTATAAAGATTTGATTATTGTTCAGTTGTTTTTGTTAACGGGGATTGCTCAGAGTGCACGTCGAGGAATGTTATGA
- a CDS encoding glycosyl transferase family 2 (COG1215 Glycosyltransferases, probably involved in cell wall biogenesis), whose protein sequence is MIVVEVLFWIIFTLICLHYVLFGALVSLIALVFKKKHKIADITPSVSFIVAGYNEARIIGEKIASDLQMDYPKEKLEYIVVSDGSSDDTPKIAESFSDQGVISLYQPQRQGKTAALNRAIALAKGEIIIFSDANSFFRPDAVRKLVRHFSDESIGGVCGRKSILKHEDRKGSLGDRLYWQYESRLKQAESGLGSIPTADGEIFALRKDLFKPVHEKLINDDLVITFDIISQGKRVIYDQEAITEEEASITLKDDFNVKSRMVYGGIQIMSLYKQLLNPFTSWFGFQFMIHKGLRYFMWLLLAGIFLSNAIIAGEHAFYAIFIVLQFAFYMMAFIGWQKDRRHRSLGIFYLPYYYCNVNLAAYKGFQFFLKQQSNVEVWKKAQR, encoded by the coding sequence ATGATCGTTGTTGAAGTTCTATTCTGGATAATCTTTACCTTGATTTGCCTTCACTATGTTCTGTTTGGGGCGTTGGTTTCACTAATTGCTTTAGTGTTTAAGAAAAAGCATAAGATCGCTGATATCACTCCATCTGTTTCTTTTATTGTCGCTGGCTATAATGAGGCTCGTATTATTGGAGAGAAAATTGCCAGTGATTTGCAGATGGACTATCCCAAAGAAAAGTTAGAATACATTGTGGTTTCTGACGGTTCTTCAGATGACACGCCAAAGATTGCAGAGAGTTTTTCTGATCAAGGGGTTATTTCTCTTTATCAGCCACAGCGTCAGGGTAAGACTGCGGCGCTCAATCGCGCTATAGCTTTAGCAAAGGGCGAAATAATTATTTTCTCAGACGCGAATTCATTTTTTCGACCAGATGCGGTCCGTAAACTTGTACGCCATTTTTCTGATGAAAGCATCGGGGGAGTGTGCGGACGTAAGAGTATCTTAAAGCATGAAGATCGCAAGGGGTCTCTTGGAGATCGTCTCTATTGGCAGTATGAATCGCGCCTTAAGCAAGCAGAGTCGGGATTGGGATCTATACCTACTGCTGATGGTGAGATCTTTGCTTTAAGAAAAGATCTTTTTAAACCCGTTCATGAAAAACTCATCAATGATGATTTGGTGATTACGTTTGATATTATTTCTCAAGGCAAACGCGTGATTTATGATCAAGAGGCGATCACCGAAGAAGAAGCATCGATCACTCTTAAAGATGATTTCAATGTGAAATCGAGAATGGTCTATGGTGGTATCCAGATCATGAGTCTCTATAAACAGCTTCTAAATCCGTTCACAAGCTGGTTCGGTTTTCAGTTCATGATTCATAAGGGGCTTCGCTATTTTATGTGGCTGCTCTTGGCGGGTATCTTCTTAAGCAACGCCATTATTGCGGGAGAACATGCCTTCTATGCGATCTTTATAGTTCTGCAGTTTGCGTTCTATATGATGGCATTCATCGGTTGGCAGAAAGATCGTCGGCACCGCTCTTTGGGGATTTTCTATTTGCCTTACTATTATTGCAACGTGAACCTAGCAGCTTATAAGGGATTCCAGTTTTTTCTAAAACAGCAATCCAATGTGGAAGTTTGGAAAAAGGCCCAAAGATGA